The sequence CTTTCTGGGTGTGCAGGATGTGGTGGGGCGGCATGTGACCGATGTAATCGAAAACACACGCATGCATATCGTGGCCAGGACGGGCAAACCGGAAATCGCCGACATCCAGCGGATCAAAGGGCAGTATATGATTGCCAGTCGCATCCCGATTTTCGAAGATGGCAAACTGGTGGCAGTCGTCGGAACGGTCATGTTTCAGGATGTCCGGCAGCTGCAAGCCCTTGCCGCAACGGTGGACCAGTTGAAACAGGAACTTGCCTATTACAAACGGGAACTGCGGCGGAAAATGGGGGCGGTCTACCGGTTTGAACAGATTGCAGGCTCCAGCCAGAGAATGGAAGAGGTAAAGAATCTGGCGCGCAAAGTGGCCAACAGCGATACGACGGTTCTTATTATCGGTGAAAGCGGAACCGGCAAGGAGCTGTTCGCTCACGCCATCCATGCGGCCAGCAAACGGGAAATGGGGCCGTTCATCCGGGTCAATTGCGCGGCCATTCCGGATTCGCTGCTGGAATCGGAGTTGTTCGGTTACGAAGAAGGCGCTTTCACGGGGGCTGCCCGCAAAGGCAAGAAGGGGAAGTTTGAACTGGCCGACCATGGAACGATTCTGCTGGACGAAATTGGGGACATGCCGCTCAATTTGCAGGCCAAATTGCTGCGGGTGCTTCAGGAAAAAGAAGTGGAACGCGTCGGCGGTACCCGGCCCATCCCGATCAACGTGCGGGTGATTGCGTCCACCAACCGGAACCTGCAGGAGCTGATTCGCGAAGGCAAGTTTCGGGAAGACCTCTACTACCGGCTAAACGTCCTGAAACTGGAGATCCCCCCTCTGCGGGAAAGGGGGGAGGATCTGCAGGAATTGGTGGAAAGCCTGCTGGAGCAGCTGATGGAAACAACGGGCCTGGTAGTTCGCGAGATTCATCCGGACGTCTGGGAGATCTTGCGGAAGTACTCCTGGCCGGGCAACGTCCGGGAGTTGAGGAATGTACTGGAACGTGCCCTTCATAATATGGAAGGGAATTGCCTGAAAGCCGAACATATATCCGTCTCCCAAACGGACATGTACCGGACGAATCCTGCCGCTCCCTTGACGTTGAAAGAAAGTTTGGAACTGGCGGAGAAAGAGGCAATCAAACGGGCCTTGGCGGCTGCCGGGGGAAACCGGCCGGAGGCAGCCAGGATTCTTGGAATCAGCAAATCCGGACTTTATCAGAAACTTGACAAATACGGTCTTTCCTAGAATCAATTGCGTTTCAGCATATGGGTCCCAATACCGTTTAAGGGAGTCCAAAATTTTGGAATGGCGTCCAGTATTTTAGACGTCTTCTTTTTCTGGCTTTGTTACAAAAATGTGACAAATTTTCGCCGATGATGAATCCGGCAGCGTGTAGAAAAGTCCAAATTTTTGGACTACTGAATTTTTAAATGAGGGTAAAATCGGAGGTCGACGCTGCCGGAAGGAGTTGGCACGATGTTTGCAATTAATGTTTTCCGAAACAAATTCAGGTTTTAGGGGGTCAAAATGCATGAAACAAGAGCGCGTATGGAAGAAATTAACCGCCTTGACGGCAACCGGAATGCTGGCCGGAACGATGCTGCTGGCCGGGTGTGGTCCGAAGCTGGACCAACCTGCTGCCAAACCCGGTGAAAGCGCTTCCGGAGGGAAAGGTGACTTTGTCATCGGCATGCCCATCTCCCTCTCCGGCGGAACGGCCCTTTATGGGGAAGCGGCAAAGCGGGGCGCCGAACTGGCCATCAAGGAGTTTAACGAGAAAGGCGGCTTCCAGGGACGCAAGGCGAAACTGGTTCCCTACGACGACGAAGCCAACCCGGAGAAAGCAAAGCAGCACGTACAGCGGCTGATTGAACAGGATAAGGCAGTTGCCATCATCGGGCCTGCCAACTCCGGCAATGCAATGGCCCAGATCCCGATTGTGCAGAACGCCAAGATTCCGCAAGTGATCCCGGTGGCAACAGGTACCGCCATCACACAGCAGTTCAAGGATGAGCCCAAAAACTTCATCTTCCGAGTGGCTCCGTATGATGCGGGACAGGTGAAGAAGATGGTCAGCTGGGTCTTTGACGACAAGAAGCGGGAAAAAGTGGGTCTTCTGTACGACACCACCGGCTACGGCCAGGGCGGCAAGAAAGACCTGGATGCATTACTGGCAAACAAGGGCAAGAAGTTCCTGGCGTCCGAATCCTTCGGACCGAAAGACACCGACATGACATCCCAGCTCACCAAGCTGAAGAATGCAGGTGTTGACACCGTAATCGTATACGGATTGGCGGATACCATGGCCCAGATTCTCAAGTCTGCGGACAAGATCGGCTATAAGCCCACCTTTGTCGGCTCCTGGGCGTTCGGCGACCCGACGGTGAAGAAGCTGGCGGGCGACCTGGTCAACAATGACGTGCATTTTGTCCAGTCCTTCACCATTGATCAATCAGATGCGGCCAAGGCTTTCCATGAAAAAGTGGTCAAAGCCTACGGGGAAGACGTATTCCCGATTGCAACCGCACAGGGATACGATTCAACCAATCTGGTGCTGCAAGCCATCAGCAAAGCAGGACCCGACAGCCCGGAGAAGATCCGCGATGCGATTGAAGAGTTGAGTGATTTCAAAGCGGTCACCAGTGCGCCGGCAAAGCCTTTCGCCAAAGACAGGCATGAAGCGATTCTGGAAGAGAACATGTTCATGGCCACCTACAAAAACGGCGTAATTGTCAAAGACTAGGGGATCACAATGGAACAGGCGATTGTATCGGGACTGATACTCGGATGCATCTATGCGCTGGTGGCGCAGGGTTATTACATTACGCATATAACGACCAATACGTTGAATTTTGGCCAGGGTGACTTCCTGATGTTGGGTGCCATGGTGGGGTTGAGCAGTCTGGGGATGACTCTCCCCTTCCTCCCCGCATGGCTGGCCTTTCTGATTGCCGTTGCGGTGGTTGTACTGCTGCAGGCAGTTCTGGGCATGGCGCTGGAAAGGGTCGCCATCCGACCCCTGAAGAGTTTCGTCTCCATCAGCTGGATCCTGTCCACCGTGGCCGTGTCCATCATTGTTCGAAATCTGGCCATGATCATCTGGGGCAAGCCGACCCTTCCGTTTGCCTCTCCTTTCGGCGACAAAGTGGTGCGCATTGGTTCGGTGGGGATTCTGCCTCACG comes from Effusibacillus lacus and encodes:
- a CDS encoding sigma-54 interaction domain-containing protein; the protein is MAEQNQVNDRINCRNLLESVFEKAYESIVVCDADGYILMMNQAYRDFLGVQDVVGRHVTDVIENTRMHIVARTGKPEIADIQRIKGQYMIASRIPIFEDGKLVAVVGTVMFQDVRQLQALAATVDQLKQELAYYKRELRRKMGAVYRFEQIAGSSQRMEEVKNLARKVANSDTTVLIIGESGTGKELFAHAIHAASKREMGPFIRVNCAAIPDSLLESELFGYEEGAFTGAARKGKKGKFELADHGTILLDEIGDMPLNLQAKLLRVLQEKEVERVGGTRPIPINVRVIASTNRNLQELIREGKFREDLYYRLNVLKLEIPPLRERGEDLQELVESLLEQLMETTGLVVREIHPDVWEILRKYSWPGNVRELRNVLERALHNMEGNCLKAEHISVSQTDMYRTNPAAPLTLKESLELAEKEAIKRALAAAGGNRPEAARILGISKSGLYQKLDKYGLS
- a CDS encoding ABC transporter substrate-binding protein, producing the protein MKQERVWKKLTALTATGMLAGTMLLAGCGPKLDQPAAKPGESASGGKGDFVIGMPISLSGGTALYGEAAKRGAELAIKEFNEKGGFQGRKAKLVPYDDEANPEKAKQHVQRLIEQDKAVAIIGPANSGNAMAQIPIVQNAKIPQVIPVATGTAITQQFKDEPKNFIFRVAPYDAGQVKKMVSWVFDDKKREKVGLLYDTTGYGQGGKKDLDALLANKGKKFLASESFGPKDTDMTSQLTKLKNAGVDTVIVYGLADTMAQILKSADKIGYKPTFVGSWAFGDPTVKKLAGDLVNNDVHFVQSFTIDQSDAAKAFHEKVVKAYGEDVFPIATAQGYDSTNLVLQAISKAGPDSPEKIRDAIEELSDFKAVTSAPAKPFAKDRHEAILEENMFMATYKNGVIVKD